CCTACTTATTGTAGGAATCTATTTTCCTTACCTTAATTTAGATTATCGATCTGAATATTTTAAGTCTTCTTTGTTAATGAGTCATGGTAAAggttttgtatatttgcaatTTAAACATTTCATTTACGTCAAAACTACACAATTATGTttggaaaaagacaaaaaaaggcgGGGTGGGGGAAACGTTGCAATGGGAGCgagaatgattttttaaaaattcaaaatggtTAGATTATTATCCATACAAGAACTGGTGGTGGTTCTCTCAGTTCATATTCGGAAAACTAGTTTGTGTCAAATAGTTTCGTTAAATATGTAATGGAGTGGTTACCAGTATGTAATGGTTGTTGTGTATGTAGAaggtgaagatgatgttgattcCATGAAAGAAAGACAGTGGCCGGAGTTGTAGATAACATATTTATTTCTCCATTACATATAATTAAAGCCAACTCACCACGTACAGGCGTGTATAAAAACAATGGGTAAGCTTACGAGATAACGAGAGTTATATTTTCCTAGACTTACCTATTCCCTGTCGTTCTAGCAGCCGTAACTCAATAAAGCAAGTGATGTTGTCGAAAGTAAGAGAGTGGTAGACGGGACAACTGTATCGTTGGTGAATTCCAAAGCTGTCCCTCTTTGATGTTCTGTCGAGATGGTATTTCGAACTGGTTGTCCTGCTTTCTGTTGGTCGCCCTCACTAActaacttgactctaaaaccacttcTTATGAAGTGGTTTTAGGGTTaaattttgactgctatctctagaaTGGTGGTATCTTTCAGATacgccttaattataattttaataataattaatacctataaggtttttattccaatgctggccacctgatatgATCGATATTTTAAgtaacaatcttatccttatttataggATAAGATTGTTATTATAGGGTATTTATATTTCAGGCTTCtatcggtttccgtctaccaaatccactcacaaggccttggtcattctgaagctatagtagaagacacttgcccaaagtgccctgcagtgggactgaacccagaaccatgtggttgggatgcaaacgtcttaccatacaaccacacctACAAGATGTAATCTACAAACATGTAGACTTCTTAAAAGGTTGTAATGATGCACTTTTAGTtacaaattaaaaagtaaagttcCATTACTTGCAAAAGTTAATAGCTACAGCTTATCAACTTTCCATGTATGTAGTAAGATTTTGTTTATTACTTCCATATTTTTTAAAGTATCCTCTATATCTTaaaccatttatttattatttcagaataccATGTGATATTGCAGTAAAGGAGTCCTTACTTAAGATGCACCAATGAGTTTTATTGTTAACTATTAAAACCTGTAAAATGTTATACTGAATGGACCCATTATATGATTCTGGGATCAAGTTACTGTGAGATTCTTAATCAAACTTTGATGAGGAGATGTTCATGAAACTTCAAGCGTCTTCAGATATTGGCAGAGATGCACAGATAATGGAAATACATCACTGAAATAtttgttagaaataaaatattaaaacgaagagaaaaaaataatatccatatattgtggtgaaagaagaaaaattatggaaaatgaattacATGAGAATCAGGTTAAATGTAAAACACAGCCTAAGATGATTTGTTTTCCTGATGAGAtgctgagaaagaaagcaaaagcaTCTTACCAATGTGATGTCTGCAAcaagtcattctctcaaagaagtCACTTGATtattcataaacgtattcatacaggagaaaaaccgtttcactgtgatatctgtggtgagtcTTTCTCACGAAAAGGTCACTTgaccactcacaaatacattcatacaggggagaaaccgtatcgatgtgatatctgtggtatctCATTCTCTCAAGGATCAAGCTTAACCAAACACAGGCATATtcacacaggggagaaaccatatcactgtgacgtctgtggtagatcattctctACAAGAAgtcacttaactactcacaaccgtattcatacaggagaaaagccatatcactgtgacattgtggtaaatcgttctcagCAACAGGTAACTTAACATTTCATaagcgtattcacacaggagagaagccctatcactgtgatatatgCGGGATATCATTCTCTAAAACAAGTGACTTAACTGTACACAGACGCAGTCACACAGGggagaagccgtatcactgtgacatctgtggtaaatcattctccggaTGTGGTGACTTAACGACACacagacgcattcatacaggggagaagccgtatcactgtgatatttgtggtaaatcatttgctaAAGCAAGTGatttaactatacacaaacgcatccatacaggagaaaaaccttatcactgtgatatttgtagcAAGTCTTTCTCTATAAGTGGTAACTTGACGAAACACAGACGAATCCATTcaagagaaaaaccatatcactgtgatatctgtgacagATTTTTTTCGCAAAAAAGTCACTTAACTACTCATAATttcattcacacaggagagaaaccttatcattgtgatatctgtggtaaatcattctctgtgacAGGTCAGTTAACTActcataaacgcattcatacaggagagaaaccatatcactgcaacatctgtggtaaatcattcactcagacAGGTAGTTTAAGTAGACACAAGTGCATCTCTTTAGGAGAAAAACTGTATAATTGATAGCTGTGATTCATTCTCTCAAAATTTGTCTCTGAACtcgatatttatttattcctgtcTTGTATAACCATTATTAAATTTACAAAGCAAAATTATATAATGATGTCATCAAAACCTCTCAACATTATATTTTGTACGACACCACAACTATCTCGACAGTGATGAGGAAGCCTTAGGTGCTTTCCAAATACTCATACATATTCCATTACACATTCTATGACTTATTTGACATTTTGTATAAAtgctcaaaaatatatttacatattattatcataaattataaattacatcATTGTACAGTTATTGTGTTACGAGCAAATACACAAGCCATTTAAAGACAAGAATTCGACATACAATAAataggatatacacacacacacacagagtctgatatatattcttctatgtaTCTTATGCATATTCTGTTTGAAATTCTATGAAATGGATGATACTGTCAGTAAgattttatacaattttatatatttttttcatttataaaataatttgtgaGTTGATTAAGCTGAATGTTAATTTACAAGCATCTTTGAAACCTTAAACTTAATATAAATTCTAAATGAGTGATATAATATGTTGTAATCATTGgtgtcagcttcatcatcatcatcataataaatatttaaatctccATTCTGTGTTGTAGTACATCCCTTTCAGGTTATTTCAGGTTAttatgtcaaatgtaatatttatttatttaaattgttttaaattaatcatgcattatctcatagctttgagatttcaatgatgggttgtttatttttagaatttaacagttattttttccaaagctataatagaagtgacaaaggaacatatttggcatattttgctttatgagttcaataaaggcaacaacgcaacgatAAGTGCAAGGAATATTGATGAGTATTTGTGGATCAgataataagtgtaagccagtgtaaATGGTGAATCCAGAAATTCCAAACTGGAAACTACAGTGTGCATGTATGGcaaagtgtaagcatcttgagagaaaaactgggcacaAGAGgcttcagatgtggtgtgcaagagagacgactgtgctggtatggccatgtgatgcgtatggaacctgtgaaagaggtggACCCAAGAAGACACAGGATAAGGTGGTAATGCATgatcttcaaacgttgggcctcatggaggcaatgacaaggaaccaaaacctttggcaatatatgcttgagaagacccatcaagccaaacgAATCTGTAGTCAGGGCCAATGTCAGTGTCACATaacaggcacataaaaagcatccttcaaacattgggcctcacggaagtaATAAGTAAGCGAGGCCTTTGGCagtatgctgtgtttgagaagattcatcaaaccaaaaagataacctcacttctcacaaacgtgttcatacagatGAAAAAAGGAAACCACTGTGatttttgtggtaaatcattctctggaaatagCGACTTAACCAAaaacaaacgtattcatacaggagagaagccatatcactgtgatatctgtggtatatcATTCTCTGAGAGTAGTCAATTGactatacacaaatgcattcacacaggagaaaagccTTATCTGTGTAATATTTGTAGTAAAACATTCGCTAAGACAAgtgacttaactactcacaaacgaactcatacaggagagaagccatatccctgtgatatctgtggcaaatcattctctcaaagtggtgaTGTAACcgaacacaaacgcattcatactggtgagagGCCATATCAATGTAATATTTGTGATAGATCATTCTCTTAGATGTGGGTCTTAACTaagcacaaacgcattcatacaggagagaagccatatcactgtcatatctgtggtaaatcattctctcaggcCGGCAGCTTCAGTAGACATAAATGCCTTGTCTAAAGAGAAAAGCCATGTAactgatatctgtggtaaatgtaTTCATACAAGGAAGTAGATATAACTGTGTGATAACAAACTCCTAACACTATTATGAAATGGAAGAAAGATAtaactataaaagaaaatatttcatcttaaCATAATACAGGATATATttactatatcttatatataaccTGGATGTTATATGCATCCATTTgtatacattcatcatcatcgtttaacgtccgctggcaaaccagattgctgcaccaggctccaatcttgatctggcagagtttctaaagttggatgaccttcctaacgccaaccactccgagagtgtagtgggtgctttttacgtgccaccggcacattgtAGTGTgactatctgtgtatgtatcccagtaaagctgtttctgctattgctaaattttatataattttctttgaagCATGATTCTTTATGACTTATGTTTTAGTTGGTTGTATCAACGTAACCTTAAATTTGATATAAATGCAAAGTGGATGGTGGCCTGGTGTGAACATCTGGCCGTGTGTGGAATTTCCTCAATTGTTATCAAAAGGTTGCAccatctctcttcctttctgaGACAGAAAATAGACATGAAACAACTCAAGCACCCTCCGACTCTCCCTTCTTCCTTTCAGAAGCAAAGTTTTGGGTTTGACATCATCAGTTTTGGCACAATTAAGAATCAGTCTGGAAATATTGATGAGATTCTTGTGCTGTGGTGAGTAGATGTATGCTAGACGCAAGAGGTAAAGTGGACAATTTTCTCGTTAGGAAGAAACACAAATGCATATTATTCTGGTTGGGTAACATCACTGTAGCATCGACATATTGTTggtagagagagacaggtagataaaGTAAGTGATACATTCAGAGTTATTGAGTTTAGACCAGTAATAAGCAATAGTAATTTTCACATATGCACCACAATCAGAACTGACAGATGAACAAGAGAAAAAACCCCTTCCTATAAGGCTTCCTTATAGACAGCACAATAATAGATGACAATAACCTCATAATCATGCTTTGCAACTTTAATGGAAACGTTTAGCAACACCATGATGGCTCTCCCAATGACCAAGGAGGTTATGAATATTGAAACATAATCAAGAGTGATTAAGTTTCTTGGGGGTCTATGATTCAGTTGACTTAAAGTTTTGCAATGCTAACTTGAGGAAACTGACCCATTCCCTGATCACCTTACCATAAAATGAGATGGATGTTTGTGGATACTAAAACTTTCTACAATGAAGGACATATCACTCAACATATTCTAGTGATTTATTCAGAGTAAGAACCAGATCTCGATTCAGAGAAGTATAAGTAATATGTATGGGAAAGAGAATAGGACCTGCTGGGAATTTTTACATGAGACCCTGATGTATGCCGTTGACCAAATCTCAAATCTATAGATGGCCAAGCAGAAGCTGATGTAGTGTTGGAGATGTATAATAGACAAAGCTATAGTAAGTGAAGATAGGCCTAGGAAAGAATGGAAGAGAGGAGCAAGGAATATCTATTAACTGAAAGAGAAGTTAGACATCTAGTTTATTTAGCAAGGAGGGAAGCAAAAGTTAGATTTACCACAGAAAGTAATGCCAATGTTTAAACAAACCTCAactaatggcgcaggagtggctgtgtggtaagtagctggctatgTAATAAAGgtctcaaattttgccacaatggcagcaatttgagggaggggagtagtcgattacatcaactggtactcaatttaccgaccccaaaaggataaaagtcaaagtcgacctcggcggaatttgaactcagaatgaagtgacgggtgaaatactgcttagcatttcgtccagttcgccgccttacattGCAATGTAATAATTGTAGAAATAAAGTTCAAAATATACAATGTTTTAATTActtgaattatataaataataattaaattatatattatgcggCATACCAACAGAATTGTGCTCCCATCCCTGACTTTGTTTTCTcgtaattttcagaaaaatggatattttttaattaaattttctacaTATACACTTCAGGTGATGCAGaatacgattatatcggaatttaatgtgtAAAAAATAGTTTGtgggcacgcacacatacatacccactcacattacatatctatgaaatgaaacttgaaattgtgGAAAACATTTGTGTGCGTccaccttttttttccttttttttttttgtttttcatattaaattccaatataattgtattctaggatctttaccttttggccgacagatttttaaaatatttttttgtaactaaacactttcaaacttcggacactggtagaatgtgtcatataaaacatcttttactcttagcatttttgagaaaaatttatttttacgaagtaatttcacgttaaagtatgctaagagtaaaagatgttgtatatgacacattctaccaaaaaaattaattttttaaatctgtaagtcaaaaggtaaagatccgtatTCTAAACcatctgaaaagtatttgtagaaaatttcattaaaataaatataaatttttctgaaAGTCTTGAGGAAACAAAATCGGTTGAAGCACATTTTTGTAGATATGTAgttattgtgttttattttctgcATGATCTCCTGGTCCGTGAAAAAATTGTATTTCGCGAAATTGATGCAAAAACCAGTCGAGGGGCACTGTTTGAGATAATTgatattttacacacacgcatattatttCGTCAGCGAAACTGTGGCTGAAGATGAAATATCAGCTTCATTGTTTGATACCAACAAGAAATAAATCTGAAAATCTTGAAACGTTGATGTCAAAGAGTTAAAAGTTATTAATTAAAACCTCTGAAAATCTCAATTTAACGAGGAGATGGTTTGGTAAAAGGGTAAAACACTAACTAGTTCACTGTTTACATCTCAACTCGGTAAGTTGATGAAGATTTGCTCTCTAAGGTTGTAATTGTGTAAATCGGAATTAGGTTTCTGTTGGAGGATGAAGTAATTAAACGAAAGTGAACCTGTAAatatacctaattctttactacccacaaggggttaaacacagaggggacaaacagacggattaagtcgaccccagtgcgcaactggtacttaatttatcgaccccgaaaggatgaaaggcaaagtcgacttcgatggaattcgaactcgggacgtagcggcagacgaaatactgctaacatGTAAATAACATTGGAAGAAAGGTGTATCGTCATGTCGATATTTACAGACAGGATCTACTATCGAACTGGAATTTTGATCTGTTATTTCTGAGAACTATGGATCGAAAataaattccattttatttaaaTCAAAAACAGGTTGTGTCGACTGTAAACATTTGATCGAATTTTATACCTGAGTATACAAACGAAATTTCAAGTATTGACACGAGGATCACACCATTGCTTATTTCATCAAACCCATAAGTATGAAAAGAACGAGATTTTCGTAATTGGCAATTAAAACTGCATCTTtgtagattttgtttttaaattggttcagtgaaataaacagaaaagatccaaaattagTCGGAGGTCTATATTGCTTTCTTCATTCCATGCAATCTGTTTCGGCTTTACTTATAATATTTTCCTCTTTAGGGAAGTATATTTCACTTTCACACCTTACCTCTTCGTGTCCCTAAAGTAGCTGCACATAAAGAAGCTACAACGATAATTTCAAAGTAATAATAAACTACTCGGGGGGTTCAGACCTGCTAGAAAACGCAACCAAGTTTCCGTGAAACTTGATTTTCTCGTCATGAAATGGAGGCGTATATCGAATAATATAATCCGAGGTATGTAGTGCCTGAAAGGACTatggttggtcatggctggaatactgtTGATTGTTTATCTGCTCAGTGAGGATTATAAGAAATCTAGAGGAAAGAATATTATTATGTACCATTCTGTAGTTTGACATTTATAATATTGCTCAATGTGAAGGTGCTGTCTGTGAATACGTAAATTTCACACGAGTTTCATTGATATAATTTTAGTAAATTAAGAAAACTAAAATCCAGTTGTTACAGTTTTTCTCAAGTCTGTCAATATAGAAACGtagtaaaatttccactattAAATTCCTACTTTTTAAGTATTCTCTATATCTTTATTATTTCgcttttatttcagaatatcaaatGTAATTGGCATAAAAATCATTTTCGAGATGCATTATCAATGTTTATCGTCTTTGAAACACCGAAGGGAGATTATGCAGAAGATATGTAACTCTGCTTACATAAATCAGGAGTAGAGTtcctaaaaaaatatttccaccAAGTAAGATTATTTGCAAGGGGCTTCGGCTTCATTGTCTGCAATATGTACAAGATGATTTTACATCCTTTGGACAAACTTACAAAACCTTCAGATATGAACAAGGATCATAGACAATGGAAACAGCCGTAAGAATATTTTTTaggaacaaaaaatataaaagaagtaaaagagaatatcatCTGTAAATAGTGGTGAGAGAAGAAAAATTATGGCAAacgaaataaatgagaaaaaggtaaaatataaaacaggATCTAAAAAgattgattttcctgatgagacaTTCAAAGAGATAGGAAAAACATtgtaccactgtgatatctgtaaaaagtcattttctcaaaatggtaacctaactactcacaaacgtattcacacaggagagaaaccatataactgtgacatctgtggtaaatccttcactCAAAGTGGGgtcttgactaaacacaaacggatccatacaggggagaaaccatattactgtaatatttgtgataaatccTTCTCTCAGATGTGggtcttaactaaacacaaacggatccatacaggagagaaaccatatcactgtaatatctgtggtaaatcattct
The Octopus sinensis linkage group LG21, ASM634580v1, whole genome shotgun sequence DNA segment above includes these coding regions:
- the LOC118767443 gene encoding zinc finger protein 436-like; this encodes MENELHENQVKCKTQPKMICFPDEMLRKKAKASYQCDVCNKSFSQRSHLIIHKRIHTGEKPFHCDICGESFSRKGHLTTHKYIHTGEKPYRCDICGISFSQGSSLTKHRHIHTGEKPYHCDVCGRSFSTRSHLTTHNRIHTGEKPYHCDIVVNRSQQQVT